One genomic segment of Anaerotignum faecicola includes these proteins:
- a CDS encoding 3-hydroxyacyl-ACP dehydratase FabZ family protein, whose protein sequence is MNQEEIKKILPHRDHMLLIDEAELREGKAYGKKTIRGDEFFLQGHFPGNPVVPGVILCEILGQSACVLLSGEAEGITPFFTGLDKVRFKNPVHPGDVFETECTLLKHKGPFYWAEGKGYVDGKLCVSAEFSFALIKE, encoded by the coding sequence ATGAATCAGGAAGAAATCAAAAAAATTCTGCCCCATAGAGATCACATGCTTCTGATTGATGAGGCAGAGCTGAGAGAGGGCAAGGCTTACGGCAAAAAAACCATCCGAGGGGATGAATTTTTCTTGCAGGGGCATTTCCCCGGTAATCCTGTTGTCCCCGGTGTCATTCTCTGCGAAATTCTGGGGCAGAGCGCGTGTGTCCTGCTTTCCGGTGAGGCAGAGGGTATTACCCCCTTCTTTACGGGACTGGATAAGGTGCGCTTTAAAAACCCCGTACATCCGGGGGATGTATTTGAAACAGAATGTACCCTGCTCAAGCATAAGGGGCCCTTCTACTGGGCAGAGGGCAAGGGTTATGTAGACGGTAAGTTGTGTGTCAGTGCAGAGTTTTCCTTTGCACTTATCAAGGAGTGA
- the accB gene encoding acetyl-CoA carboxylase biotin carboxyl carrier protein, producing MDTNKINDLAKILRQNQLTKLDLTEGDTRIVLEAGGRQAVVEMPVVSVENIAEVPVAEVPSVEKAEAPAGVEQKSPLVGTVYLAPQAGAEPFVQVGDKVKKGDVLCIVESMKMFNNIEAELEGTIAAVCVDNGQIVEFGQPLVRILPEKEEN from the coding sequence ATGGATACGAATAAAATCAATGATCTGGCGAAGATTCTGCGCCAGAATCAGCTGACAAAATTAGACCTGACAGAGGGGGATACCCGTATCGTTCTGGAAGCAGGCGGCAGACAGGCGGTAGTGGAAATGCCTGTGGTTTCTGTGGAAAACATAGCGGAAGTGCCTGTTGCAGAAGTGCCTTCTGTGGAAAAAGCAGAAGCACCCGCAGGCGTGGAGCAGAAATCCCCGCTGGTGGGTACGGTTTATCTTGCGCCACAGGCAGGGGCAGAGCCCTTTGTGCAGGTGGGCGATAAGGTGAAAAAGGGCGATGTGCTCTGCATTGTTGAATCCATGAAGATGTTCAATAATATCGAAGCAGAGCTGGAAGGCACGATTGCGGCAGTCTGCGTGGATAATGGGCAGATTGTGGAATTCGGTCAGCCCTTGGTTCGCATCCTGCCCGAAAAGGAGGAAAACTGA
- the fabG gene encoding 3-oxoacyl-[acyl-carrier-protein] reductase: MLKGKTAVVTGGSRGIGKAICLKFAENGADIAFLYAGNTVKAEETVKELEGLGVKAKAYQCNVADADAVAAVVKEIVKDFGGIQILVNNAGITKDKLVPMMKAADFDAVIDTNLKGAFYMTKGVYPLFLKQKGGKIINISSVSGLTGNPGQANYSASKAGVIGLTKSVAKELASRGVCCNAIAPGFIATEMTQALENDTLKDAIPMKRFGEAEEVAKLALFLASEHSDYITGEVIRIDGGLAC, from the coding sequence ATGCTGAAAGGAAAAACAGCAGTCGTAACCGGCGGCTCCAGAGGGATTGGTAAGGCAATTTGCCTGAAATTTGCAGAAAATGGTGCAGATATTGCGTTTTTATATGCGGGCAATACCGTGAAGGCGGAGGAAACCGTAAAGGAATTGGAAGGACTGGGCGTAAAGGCAAAGGCATATCAGTGCAACGTTGCGGATGCAGATGCCGTTGCGGCAGTTGTAAAGGAAATCGTGAAGGATTTCGGCGGCATTCAGATTCTGGTGAATAACGCAGGCATTACGAAGGATAAGCTGGTGCCCATGATGAAGGCGGCAGATTTTGACGCAGTCATTGATACAAACCTCAAGGGCGCATTTTATATGACAAAAGGGGTATATCCTCTTTTCCTGAAGCAGAAGGGCGGCAAGATTATCAATATCAGCTCCGTTTCCGGTCTGACAGGCAACCCCGGGCAGGCAAATTATTCCGCATCCAAGGCAGGGGTAATCGGGCTGACAAAATCCGTTGCAAAGGAACTGGCTTCCAGAGGGGTATGCTGCAATGCAATCGCTCCCGGCTTTATCGCAACGGAAATGACACAGGCATTGGAAAACGATACATTGAAGGATGCCATCCCCATGAAGCGCTTCGGCGAAGCGGAGGAAGTGGCGAAGCTGGCATTGTTCTTAGCGTCGGAACATTCTGATTACATTACAGGCGAGGTCATCCGTATTGATGGCGGTCTGGCATGCTGA
- the accD gene encoding acetyl-CoA carboxylase, carboxyltransferase subunit beta, translated as MSNIMGYFRKSKNALEKGGITLKNITEEKVRCPICKSYETRRAIAKQKVTCPHCGHHFRIGARTRIKALCDKDSFHELFSNIETIDPLEFPGYQDKMDRGRAVSGEEEGVVCGTAKIRHQRCAVFVMEPGFMMGSMGSVVGEKIARLFEYAAEHELPVVGFTASGGARMQEGILSLMQMAKTSGAVEQHSKKGGLYITVLTDPTTGGVTASFAMLGDIILSEPNATIGFAGRRVIEQTTKKKLPEDFQKAEFLLEHGFVDAIVPRTELRGTLEKLLRQHGRKE; from the coding sequence ATGAGTAACATTATGGGTTACTTCCGCAAATCCAAAAATGCTTTGGAAAAAGGCGGTATCACACTGAAAAATATAACAGAAGAAAAGGTGCGTTGCCCTATCTGCAAGTCCTATGAAACCAGACGTGCAATTGCGAAGCAGAAGGTGACCTGCCCCCATTGCGGACATCATTTCCGCATCGGCGCAAGAACCAGAATTAAGGCGCTTTGCGATAAGGACAGCTTCCACGAATTATTTTCCAATATCGAAACGATTGACCCGTTGGAATTTCCCGGGTATCAGGATAAAATGGATCGCGGCAGAGCCGTCAGCGGTGAGGAGGAGGGCGTTGTCTGTGGGACAGCCAAGATTCGCCATCAGCGCTGTGCGGTGTTCGTGATGGAGCCCGGCTTTATGATGGGCAGTATGGGCTCTGTTGTCGGCGAAAAAATCGCTCGCCTGTTTGAATATGCCGCAGAGCATGAGCTGCCTGTGGTCGGCTTTACGGCAAGCGGTGGCGCGCGTATGCAGGAGGGGATTCTTTCCCTGATGCAGATGGCAAAAACAAGCGGTGCAGTAGAGCAGCACAGCAAAAAGGGCGGTCTGTATATCACCGTTCTGACAGACCCTACAACCGGCGGCGTAACGGCAAGCTTTGCTATGCTGGGGGATATTATCCTTTCCGAGCCAAACGCAACCATTGGCTTTGCAGGCAGAAGGGTCATCGAGCAGACCACAAAGAAAAAGCTGCCGGAGGATTTCCAGAAGGCAGAATTTCTGCTGGAGCATGGCTTTGTGGATGCCATTGTGCCGAGAACAGAACTGAGAGGAACTTTGGAAAAGCTGCTGCGGCAGCATGGCAGAAAGGAATGA
- a CDS encoding acetyl-CoA carboxylase biotin carboxylase subunit, whose translation MFSKILVANRGEVAVRIIRACKEMGIETVAVYSEADRNSLPVALADERICIGGNAAAESYLNQKNIISAALATNAEAIHPGYGFLSENAGFAKLCEENGIVFIGPKSEVISAMGDKDTSRQLMQQVGVPVVPGTEVLKDVEEAKKYAKEIGYPLLVKATAGGGGKGIRVVAREEDLEDAFHTASREAESAFGNGEVFLEKYLTHVRHVEMQILADQQGNILCLGERDCSLQLNKQKVLEETPSPVMTEDIRRKMMDAAVLAAKAANYTNAGTVEFLLAPDGQFYFIEMNTRLQVEHPITEEISGVDIVKWQIRIACQVPLNMKQEDIRLQGHAIECRINARSTGRVDFLHIPGGGRVHFDTALMQDTVVVPFYDSMLGKLIVHANTREEAIRRMEASLCEMVIVGVETNIEEQLQLIRSKIFQKGNYDTLILDKILKKG comes from the coding sequence ATGTTTTCTAAAATTCTCGTTGCCAACAGAGGCGAAGTGGCAGTCCGCATCATCCGTGCCTGCAAGGAAATGGGCATCGAGACGGTGGCTGTCTATTCCGAGGCGGACAGAAATTCCCTGCCCGTTGCCCTTGCGGATGAGCGTATCTGCATTGGCGGCAATGCGGCGGCAGAGAGCTACTTAAATCAGAAAAATATCATCAGCGCAGCGTTGGCAACCAATGCCGAGGCAATTCACCCCGGCTATGGCTTTCTTTCCGAAAATGCAGGCTTTGCCAAGCTTTGCGAAGAAAACGGCATTGTTTTTATCGGCCCGAAGAGCGAGGTTATCTCTGCCATGGGCGATAAGGATACTTCCCGTCAGCTGATGCAGCAGGTCGGCGTGCCCGTTGTTCCCGGAACGGAGGTTCTTAAGGACGTAGAGGAAGCAAAGAAATATGCCAAGGAAATCGGCTATCCGCTTCTGGTAAAGGCAACGGCAGGCGGCGGCGGCAAGGGCATCCGCGTGGTGGCGAGAGAGGAAGACCTTGAGGATGCCTTCCATACGGCATCGCGTGAAGCGGAGAGTGCCTTCGGCAATGGGGAGGTATTTCTGGAGAAATATCTTACCCATGTGCGCCATGTGGAAATGCAGATTCTGGCAGACCAACAGGGGAACATCCTCTGTCTGGGTGAAAGAGACTGCTCTCTCCAGCTGAATAAGCAGAAGGTGCTGGAGGAAACGCCCAGCCCCGTTATGACAGAGGACATCCGCAGAAAAATGATGGATGCGGCAGTTCTGGCGGCAAAGGCGGCAAATTATACCAATGCAGGCACAGTAGAATTTCTGCTTGCACCCGATGGGCAGTTTTATTTCATCGAAATGAATACCCGTTTGCAGGTGGAGCATCCCATTACGGAGGAAATCAGCGGCGTGGATATCGTGAAATGGCAGATTCGTATTGCCTGTCAGGTGCCCCTGAATATGAAGCAGGAGGATATCCGCCTGCAGGGACACGCCATCGAATGTCGTATCAATGCACGCTCTACAGGCAGAGTGGATTTTCTGCATATTCCCGGCGGCGGCAGAGTGCATTTCGATACTGCGCTTATGCAGGATACCGTCGTGGTTCCCTTCTATGATTCCATGCTTGGCAAGCTGATTGTCCACGCAAACACCAGAGAGGAAGCCATCCGCAGAATGGAGGCATCTCTTTGTGAAATGGTAATCGTTGGGGTAGAAACCAATATCGAGGAGCAGCTGCAGCTCATTCGCAGCAAAATCTTCCAGAAGGGGAATTATGATACCCTCATTCTGGACAAAATTTTGAAAAAGGGGTGA
- the fabF gene encoding beta-ketoacyl-ACP synthase II: MRRVVVTGIGAVTPVGNNVPEFWEAIKNGKNGIAPITRFDVSESKYKLAAEVKEFDPTKYMDKLTAKKLDRFVQFAMVAASEAMTDSQLEGNIEKEDLAVYFGSGIGGFETLCESYDVLREKGPRRVSPLFIPKIINNIAAGNIAIHYQAQNACVAVSTACATGTTAIGEGYRAVLHGYTTAAICGGSEAAIVPLAVAGFGSCMALNASEDPNAASLPFDKRRAGFVMGEGAGAVILEEYEHAKARGAKIYAEIVGYGSTCDAHHVTAPAEEAIASGKAIVNAMAGLEGVKPEEIYINAHGTGTALNDKTETRAIKNAFGEADAKKVHISSTKSMTGHMLGAAGAVEAIAAILAVQEDVIPPTINLKEADPACDLDYTPNTAVKTTVEAAMSTSLGFGGHNACVAFRKMRG, translated from the coding sequence ATGAGACGAGTAGTAGTAACAGGCATCGGCGCAGTGACCCCCGTGGGCAATAACGTGCCGGAATTCTGGGAAGCAATTAAAAACGGAAAAAACGGTATCGCACCCATCACCAGATTTGATGTCAGCGAAAGCAAATATAAGCTGGCGGCAGAGGTGAAGGAGTTTGATCCGACAAAATATATGGATAAGCTGACAGCAAAGAAGCTGGATCGTTTCGTGCAGTTCGCTATGGTGGCAGCCAGCGAGGCGATGACAGACAGTCAGCTGGAAGGCAATATTGAAAAAGAGGATTTGGCGGTTTATTTCGGCAGCGGCATCGGCGGCTTTGAAACGCTTTGCGAAAGCTATGATGTGCTGAGGGAAAAAGGACCTCGCCGTGTTTCTCCTCTGTTCATCCCCAAGATTATCAATAACATTGCGGCAGGCAATATTGCCATTCACTATCAGGCGCAGAATGCCTGTGTTGCGGTTTCTACCGCCTGTGCAACAGGTACAACTGCTATCGGTGAAGGCTACAGAGCCGTTCTGCATGGCTATACCACAGCGGCAATCTGCGGCGGCAGTGAAGCGGCAATCGTTCCGTTGGCAGTGGCAGGCTTCGGCAGCTGCATGGCACTGAATGCATCGGAAGACCCCAATGCGGCATCCCTGCCCTTCGATAAACGCCGTGCAGGCTTCGTTATGGGCGAGGGCGCAGGTGCGGTAATTCTGGAAGAATATGAACACGCAAAGGCGCGCGGCGCAAAAATTTATGCGGAAATCGTAGGCTATGGCTCCACCTGTGATGCACACCATGTAACCGCTCCTGCGGAGGAAGCAATCGCAAGCGGCAAGGCAATCGTAAATGCAATGGCAGGTCTGGAAGGCGTAAAGCCCGAAGAAATTTATATCAATGCACATGGTACAGGCACAGCCTTGAATGATAAAACAGAAACCAGAGCTATCAAAAATGCCTTTGGCGAAGCAGATGCGAAAAAGGTTCACATCAGCTCCACAAAATCCATGACAGGGCACATGCTCGGTGCAGCAGGTGCAGTAGAGGCAATCGCGGCAATTCTGGCAGTGCAGGAGGATGTTATCCCTCCTACCATCAACCTGAAGGAGGCTGACCCTGCGTGTGATTTGGACTACACCCCCAACACAGCGGTCAAGACAACCGTAGAAGCGGCAATGTCCACTTCTCTGGGCTTTGGCGGTCATAATGCCTGTGTTGCATTCAGAAAGATGAGGGGCTGA